Part of the Micropterus dolomieu isolate WLL.071019.BEF.003 ecotype Adirondacks linkage group LG17, ASM2129224v1, whole genome shotgun sequence genome is shown below.
gactcttattatACATTCCAAATTTGCTGCAGATCTGAGAATGTAGACTGAAATTACAACAACGTTTTGACAGCACGCCACAGGCAAACTGGTCTTGTGGTAATAACCGTTTGTGCAACTTTTCATCGTCTGTGGGTTTAGACTGCAATGCgttcgttaaagtatggagtgtggaaatcaccaaaaatgaccattaaatacAAAAGGGcagttgggtttaggcaataggtgcgtttgacttaaTGCGGCGCTGcacagcgctgacttaacgtgatacgtgctggacttaaaacaaggcatgctggttagaaattgtgtttcCGACTTTCGTTGGcactgcaaaacgtcaccatgtcacatgacattaaaacctcacaGGAACAAGGCAGAacaattcttatctgaatttgcagataAGCTGCAAAAactcagataagaattcagaatacggaccaggtgctcggtacactataacaaaaagaattggttgcagtgatttccaacttgggtgcgaaagactaagaacaaggctttcaaatgagttataatttagtttaggtttagagctgattagtaggctagagtcgaagatagctgcaactccacctcctcggcctgtgcctcgaggaatgtgagtattaatatgactggaggggtggattcatttaggctaacatattctccatcacccagccaggtttcagtaagacaaaataaatcaatatcataatctgatattagttcatttactagtacacctttagatttaaataatttcaatggtcaggggacagacaccgtcactataggattttcactaagtaactcctgaaatggaggagcagagaagtgtgttagactgcgactctgcgtagggttttgggctagtagtccttaactgaGAACTGCACacgtgcaactcccaacaaagatcatttagagacaagatgtatcactccatagctaaaacgaagccttcaacacagggtgaaaagaggagctgcagcaatgtgcagtatgacaaaaaatatggtgttttttgaaaatgaaaccatgttaATCTCTTCTAGTACAAccactaaataagattttgaacctgaaaaagagcataatatgacctttttaaatcaattttcaCAATGTGCTCCACACTTCACATACTGAAACATAATGTATAGTTACTGGGTGCTCTGTGATGTTTAAGTCCTCCGTGCAGCGCTCGAATCGAGTGAAAATTCATAGCCGCACCAGCAGAGCTGCGGAATATAGGGCGCAACCCTGTCACACCCCAATGCACTGCACATGCGAGGGCCCACCAGGCACTATTTAGttttactgaaacctggctgggtcaTGAAGAATATGTTAACCTAAATAAATCGtaaattaaaagttattattaGCTTTGATTTGCTTCTGTCAGAGTGGCCAAGACCCTCCGTAATGCCATTTATGACATATTACTAGTCATaaatagaggaaaataagaacaacCCCCAGTTTCATTTCAGCACTGTAGGCCAGGTTGACGGAGAGTtgcagctctattgagccatcttttgttttatataagAAACAAAATCCATCATCTACTGCCCTCAACTAGTACCGGTTTATCTTCAAACTCAGGAACCCTTAGAAACGGCCAACAACCAACGTTTTTTAAAGGacttcttcatctaaaccagtGTTTCTCAACAGGGGTGGTACAGTTCAGAGAACGACGGGGGGCGCTGGAAGCCATATTTTAGAAAAGGGGGCGTTTAAGGCGACAAGAGTTCAAACTTTCAGCTACTTGAAAAAAACTGATCTGCAACATTGAAACCTGCCAGTTTACTCAACTGCGACGGGACGAGACAATGTATTGTAACTCTTTctcttaaatgtttctgttagctacttgtggtgcagctcTGTGCTGCATTCATGGGAAGgggaagtcagagtatcatctgTAAAATTTCACCCATGGTTGGTTACACATATACAAGAGTCCGCTGTCGTACTTCCCCTGAAAGCTACTTCATCCAGCACCTGATGCGTAACCAGCAAGTGCCTTGTGGACCTACCTTGCACATGTTGGTAACATGACATGTAGAGTTTCAATATAAAAACGTTAAACTGAGGCGCAGCCTTGGTCTATTCGGGAccgtgagctgcactttatcaaaGCTGCTTAAGTTAATGTGTGGGGacttgtggtgagatttctgcctgatcacaggtAGGGCTGTCACGATTATCGCAAAATTGAAATGCCATGCTACTGGCCAAGCCAACCGCAGAGGATGGCAAGCCCCCCAACAACCGCAATGTCCATACTTTAAACCTCAGTGTGTGTTAAATTAGTACATTAGTGCTTCAAAAATTCCAAAAAACATAACAAGCTCTGTAATGGTTTAAGGACGGATTGCCATGGGCTGTACATGACCCGACTTAAAATTTTGAAGCTGTGAGTGTTgctatgttttgtgttgttttaccatGTGTGTTCTAGGTTAGTTAACTTGGCATTAGCATATtgcgcggctaatgtggctagcaggtTGAGATACTGGGGGACAGTCAAGAGAAATTGTGAACGGtagcctcatttgaagctcactaacTAACAAGCATAGTGTCGGATGCCTGCAGCTGCTGTTCATGTTGCcttctgtggaaatttagttataacgttattAGAGTTGTTGTTGAATGGAAGCccattgtgtgtgcgtgttgcaTAAATTGACTTGATAAACATACCCTGAAGGTAACGATATAGCTACGTAGGAAAAAATGCGTTCAAACTACAGAAATGACTTTGCTCAGTCCGAGCAATGTTGTGCTGAGTTATACAACATTGCTCGGACGTGAGATTTGCAGTGAGGTGATATCCACAGACACACTTACTATGCAATATGGCACCAAATTCTTCATTGATCAAAAATGGCAATAAAAGTGCATACCATGCTGTTGAGCCCAAACAAATAACCGTTGGGGAAAATACTTCACTGCGACAGATGTTGTCTGTTAATTTAGTTATCTCCGAGCACGAGCGCCCCCTTGTCTCATCCAGAACAATCTCAGACGGTCGAGGGGAtacaataacgtaatgcacagcacagtatagggcaggtagtaaaatattatgaattgtcTCTTAATAttcttttaacttttttctcaacatatcagagaacacagatatatgggggagattctgaatgtgcagaaagatTTGAACATGAGTAGATAACCTGCTAAAAAACAGGAGCTATTAAAttccagtcaataactgaattaaaattaattaatttatcactgaggtgaaaaggtgccacgtCACATTTAAGTTaattccccaaacaaaagaggAGGCAGTAAGTGCAGTAAGGGACCTAGATAATTGATAGGGGGCGCttgcccaaaaaaggttgagaaccactgatctaaaCCATCAGCAGGTCTtttagaccccatcccaactTGGTTACTTAAAGAAATTTTACCCTTAGTTAGCACTTCTTTATTATATCAGTCTGTCTTCActaacaggctatgtaccacagtcctttaaagtagctgtaatttaACCTCTTCTAAAAAGCCACTCTTTATCCAGAGGTTTGCTAAAACccctatagacctatatctaaccatccatttctctctaagatcctttgacaaagcagttgctaaacagctgtgactttctacagagcaacagtttatttgaggattttcagtcagaatttagagctcatcatagcactggtgaaaattactaatgcaCTCTAGTTTAGATTACTGTAACGGTCTTTTTACTTACTTGAGCAAGAAGGAGCTTTACCGTCTCCAggctgttcagaactctgctgcaaggcttttaactcacattaacagagcacacatcacacctgttttagcAGCACTTCACTTGTTACCAGTCCAGTATAGAATTCAGTTTAAAATCCTGGTCCTTACTTTTAGAGCCCTGCACAGTCAAGTTCCTCCCTACATCTCTGACTTGATACAGCTTCATACTCCCACATGTAGTCtgaggtcatcaggtcagaGGTCGTTAGTGGTTCCCTACACTaattttaaaaccagaggggaTCGATCATTCCAAGCAGTGGCACCTAGGCTGTGGAATGCACTGCCTCCCTTTCTATGTTGTGTGAATTCTGTCGAtccttttaaaaagcaactgaagACTCTGCTATTCAAGCAGGCTTTTAGTTAGATGATTTTTATGGTTTTTGTTCTAtgtctttcatttgttttaaaattttcatatgcattgtattttactttgtgtttattacattttattgtgaagcactttgtgatttttatctgtaaaaggtgctatacaaataaacttaacTAACTTACTATTTATACAGTAATAGATTTATGGAATGTAATTAAATTCACTTAACCTCATCTGGATTTAGAATGTTCGTATTGAAATGAGCTGTTGCTCGTGTCAGCATTAAAAGTTGGAAGATGTGTTTGCAGGCTCCACTCACTCATAACTGTCTTGCTTTCAGGAAGTTCTATGAACAGTATGGGACGGGTCCTCGGCCTATTGATCTTTCCAAATCAAACTTTGTTTCTGCGTGTCAAAGGTATGTGCTTTCTACCAtgcttaaaaaaacataatttaggTTTGCCTGTGTATGGTATACAAGAGTAGAGGCATCTGTGAGATGGGAGGAGGGGATTCCAAGTTCTACTGGGatctaaatgaaaaaaatcaacaagTTAATTTAAGCACTTGAATTTTATGATTACTGTATGTTAGAAAATCCACTGAACATTATTTCCATACCAGCgtttctaaatgttttttcattctGATCCCACAGGTTTGTAGACAAGTACACAGAATTACAGAGCAACAGTGAGCTGGGGGAGACTGCTCTGTTTGAGGAGACTGGGAAGGCTTTACTCACAGATGGAATCGTGCTGAGAAGGAGAGGAATTCCTCCTGTAAGtcttgctaaaaaaaaaaagtgctaacCAGGGCCACCTAAACAGCTGATGATTACAACCTCATATTTTCAGGTGTATTGTCAGAATATTTTTGGCCCATTATTGTACGCAGGGTAATACAAGGTAACAACATGGCAGGCTGCAAGTCTTTTCCGGAAATGACCTAACTGTGACTGAAATGGGAAGATGGGTGATGGAGAAGGAGCCctgaggctgacattttttcaaGAACCCTGTGTGTCACACATGGGTGATTTGCATACGTTTGAACACCTTAATTGTAGCATCTTAACAACCAGTGTTGGGGTAGTTATTCAAAAAAGGTAATTGGATtacacattactagttacttttttaaagtaatggCTTACTTTACTACATTactcactgctgaaagtaactagttacactactagttacattacttttggattactacgtaacatcacctgtgatgcacaataacaatatatagtTACACCTCATGTATGCTCAGATTGACATACACAGGATCTCTCTTGTATGCTCTTTAATACTACAAAGTGAAAACAGAGATGTGAACATTAgcccaacatttgtcaagagaagaacaaggctagAGTACAGTACTACAGactgattcttactgctgaatcacagcttatagctgcaagcatgtaggcctggggctgACAGTGAAAGAATTAGGCATGtatgtcttattattattaataatgatgatgatgcaaTTAttatatgtagccattttgctacaattacgcttGACACAACGGCTGCGGCTGTGTTTgggacctgacctttcttttctctgagagggaagaatttagaaagttgcgtggcgctgcagacagcccccagctgcagtagtgcatggatcatgcgtaatattcatccagccagaggggaACGATCACGAGCCGTTCATGGTGCTTAGCGACACAACCTGTACTAGAGAGGGGCGGTGGAGCTTACTGGACCAGGAGATCAAGGAGCGACCAGCTCGCTGCGGACGGTCGTTCATCATTTCCTCTGTAGTCTGACGCTctgcatgatccatgatgatagagaaatacagagattaatgtcaataaagcatgctgtcaacacacaatatcacaaatcatgtttttaggGGAGGTGATGTCTTATCAAGGGGAGCTAAGCaccccctggctcccccgtagttcaCAACCTGAGCAGGAGTCTCTCAAATCGTTTGTCAGACAACCTGTTCCTCCTCGGAATCGGAACGAACTGGCACTGAATTCAAAAGTGAGGTGGGAAAAGTGTTACGCAAACACTCATGAAAAGGGAtgttggatttatttttcttctcccGTTATGCTGATAATGCAAGTAACACAGTGATTCtgttattagtaactgtaatgtgattaagtaatctgattacagtaaCCCCCATGTTGGTAATGTTGTAAGCAGTGTTGAGGGTAACACTGTTTACAACATTACCATTACTAGAGTGAAAGTTGCTTTTGTCACATTAGTATGTTAGCTAAAAAGCCACATCAAACCGTTAGCATTGCCCTTAATTTCCTCGTCAAACTATAATGCTAAAAATCATTTGCTTGTCACACAATAAACCAAACTCATTTGACTTAAATTGACTTATGACTTGTATATCACTAATCTGTTGCCATTTAAATTCTTTAAACAAGTCGGCATGTATGTTGGTGAGTTACGGGGTGGtggtggcgcaatggataagacacatgcctttggtgtgagagacctgggttctcCAGTGTGtgcctgagcaagacacttaacccctagttgatCCAGAgacatgcaacctctgacatatatagcaattgttagTTGCTTTGGATAGCTACGCcataggctacgcacgtagaccctacaccggccgagcaggctaacttccagtttagccctccgctaacgtgaatggggggtAAAACTGTATACGTGCGTacgtagccttttcaaatgttatcgaccaaatggatcacattctaATTGTAAAATGAGTCATTCCATTTTAAAATCAGGACCTTTTACCCCTCAAATACCCTTGTTGCAGTTTGATTAATGTGATCACAGTActtttgttttcctgcaggtTTCAGCAGAGAACAGGGATCCAGTGCTCGAGCTGAAGCTAACAGACATGTTGGCAGAGCAGCAGTCGGTCGGTGCTAACAACGAGGAGACAATGGAGCACACCACGCACAAACTATAGACCTCAGCAACTCAAGGATCATTTAATGAGCTGCAGATTCTCCATCATATATGCTGTTGGACTTTTAGTAACTAGTTCTGTTTTTGTTCCTCCTGTGGAAGTGATGGTCATCTATACAAAACTGCTTTATTTTAACCACCAATTCATGACAGGGATCGTAACCAATTTCTGGAACTGGTCTGTGAACTGTTGCGTGCCAACTTCATGTTTTCTAGGCTAATGTCATTTCGATGTAAATTTCCACAGTGTGCTGCACCACCAGGAGGATGTTGTCATTAAAGGATCAAAAGAGCTACAACCCAGTCTACATTGCTGTTGAGAATGGCCCTAAACAAAAACTGGAAATAGTtaatgcacatacagtatatggaagtgtgtatatgtgtgaggaaattaaatgtgttttcagttactTGTATAActtgatatatttttaattttccagGCCCTCCACTCCCATTTTCAGATTGAAATGTGTTCTCAAGGTAGAGGTATTATACATGGGGGGacatgtgccccccccccccccccccccatttcaAAATCTGTTTTGTCCCCCCCCACTTTTTTAGGAGTTTGCTCATAGCCGAGGCGGTTTGAATGACTAATCAATCAATGAATCAATCAGACACTCCGCATCCGACATGATCAAATGGTTGAAATGCGGACAAAAATCACGTAGGCCTACAGAAAACACGTGACACAAGgcaaaggtggtgctgaaaagttaagggagggggaaaaaagtttgCTCAAAGcaggtgcagcaaagtgcctcaataaatttcttttgtgctgctgttacttataGCCTATACCTGAATACAGAAGTGAGGACTCCTGCTGCAGGGTGGGTAGTAACTTGTTACAAATAACGCAaatttgctaaataaataaaatttaaaaagtaactggCACCATGTcacttttctattttaaaactgtacttttactctttactccagtattttctgtAGGCCAGTAATCTTTTTCTACTGATCTACTTTTTTTTAGaacgctacattttccattcataccttcataacttaactgtctgtctgtaatctgcatttgcttcattaaccgaaatgatccaggcagtgtgtgtgcagttaCGCAGAAGAGCGCCTGGTCTCAGGCGCTTGTCACGGTCACaactgggcagatgcaaacatttagaaaatcaggcaaacacccttttcagtttaaggctttaatGTCCTAATAATATAACTGAAAACCAGTGAGCGCACACCATGTGTTGGAAAGCAGCTTACGTTGCTCTTTAACAAGCCGGCAAATAGCctaaatactttcactttccattaacagCGTATTAAACGCATATTTACTTGCAGAGCAAACATAGACTTAACACTGTAACATGTTAGATGATCGATTGATTCTGATAAATTAACAGTATCCtatcctgttgttgaaaagagcatcgCTTTCTTTTGATGGATATTAACCTTTTTTCACATTGGTTACCATTGTTTATGGACTCACCGACCgtgagtccataaacagaatgtcgccggtgaaactaatcttggcttcactcagcagctaccagctgtattattcaggaaacaattatttttgagatgcagagagagaaaatatgggtggataaaacagttCTGTTGGGTTTTACACGActcacagcttcctctgtatgcaggtttacctgcttcaacaacgagctgctctggtgttactgccacaataattatttgcgttgtgaagattatttagatgctttaggaataatcagattgttttggcagcctgtgctactgcaaagcaagtggtttggttggctacatgtccataataagACACATGCAGCAATAGTGTCTGCAGCAAGCTGATATATAAGTGATATAAGTGATCTTATCAAtaccttcatggagatttaaaaaggaaaataatttttattctatttgaaACAGAAATAGCTGAAGATAAtcaaccagcaaagcaaattgcattccctagaaataaccatgttgcagCTGTTTCTAACCAGATGAACAACAGATGAAATATATCATTATACTTGAGTAGGATTGTAATTTTTTCCTCTTactttttatgggagtaattgtactttttcttgagtaaagattttgagtactCAACCCGCCACAGACCAGCGGCACCAATACTAGGGCTGtcatggtgaacatgagacagaccGCAGAGATGAGGGTgagagcagaacagagtcaaagccactgtgatccatccaccaatgtgtccctgaacaagacacttaacccctcgttgctccagaggtgtgcgacctctgacatatatagcaattgtaagtcgctttggataaaagcgtcagctaaatgaataaatgtaaatacatttgtactgtggctagctacattaactagcagctgttccatgtTTTTCATGGTATGTAGTCtgttttgttctagttatattatactcTGTTTCTGACCCTCTCCAgtctattctccatcttctgtcactgcAAAGACCCTTTTCAGCCACACTTAAAAGTACATTGTTTTCAaaagaaatgagcatttaagtgctttattttttatttttttaatcagggGGGCATGCCCCCCAACCCCCCTAGCATTTCAGGGCCCCCCCAAGTTCAAAGTCGCTCCTACGCCCCTGTTTgcacaccaaaacaaattccgtGTATATGTAAAAACTTGGTAATGAAACCATTTATGGTTCTGATAAAGAATTTCTGTCACCTTTTTTTTTGGGACAGACAATAaagctatctatctatctatctaagtAATCTTCTGAAGCGTTTTTCTGTATTGATTTAGGTAACATCAAGAATAATACTATAAATGACAATGGCATTGACAAGGTGTTTTACTGGAAATTTGCAAATAGAATTATGACACTTAATTTAGACACAGAGCTAGTGTTAGTCAGAACACAGTAACAATTTCTGGTCACACTCAATTCAAACATTCACAGAATGCTGGTGGTGGCTTCACAGCCTCTGCatattatgtaaaaataatttaaaatgttactctCTTATTGGTTGTGAATAATCAGATATTTAGTGTTACATCAAAGCCTTATCTCAAATAGTATCTGTTTTTGGACAAATGTTTTGTCAGTCACCAACATGTATTCACACAGAACACAGATATGCCCCGGATGACCTGACGGCCCGAAAACTTCAGGTTGCTGGTCATAGGCTGTGGTAAAATCAACATCCAGATGCTCATTAGCTCCCCCTACTTGCAATGATGAATCTGGTGTGCTGCTCTGTCTAGATCTCTCTGCTGTTTCCGCTTCAGTCCATGTATTTCTCTTATCTCTTCCTTGCATTAACCCAGAAAACAAATATGTATTGGTGTACATTTTTGCTGAAACATATCAAGCAAGACTTGTAGCTGGGGAAAATGCAGACAAACTACTGCAATTTCAAAATTGTCCTTCAAAGACTCACTGGGGCCCTCAAAAATTCAGTGCTCAGCATTGCCAATAATTACATGAGGTCAGGTTTTGTGGCTTTGTGGGATTACTAGCATGGTGTGAATGCTGAAGGCTGACGCTAAACTGGTTTGCTGGCTTGAATTATACCATTAACTTGACAGATGCGTGTAATCCCAATTTCCGATAACTTAAATTATCAGGTGGCAAAACAGTTGGCAAAGCCAAGCTTTGTGTGTGCAAGTCCGAACAAAGGTAGCTAAATCAGTTTGTCAGtatttgtctctttgtttgGGATCTTCAGCCATCTACCATAAAACGTGGAGcgacatttgtgtgtgtgcgcacgtgtaTGTATGTTTGACTTTGACTCATCAATAAAGGTATTGCAGACAGGTATTCCAAAAAAACTCCACTTTAGGCCACCAATTAGTCCTTTGTGCTTTGCTTAGCTAATTAACATCAGCAAGGTAACCAGCTCTCCCTACACAGATAGGAAAAATCTGTCAAATAAATCTCCAAAAAGGGTAAATAGGGCGTGTCCATGAAATGACCAGACCAGCAAAAGACGTGTGggtaattttatatttaatttttgtggataaattaaaaaatgtgaacatttcaGAGAGCTCAAAAACTGGCACATTTGAGAAATTTCAAGAAATTATCCTATTAATAGTGTGGCAAGTTTCTTTAGTCATCAACGCCAGTTGAATGCCTTTGAAAGATACGGGGAATCCGACACTGTTCCAATACCAGACAGATAGGAAAAATCTTTCAAATAAATCAATTCACCCAATATCAATATCTCATTAACAAAAATCATTAATATCTAACATATATAAAACtacataactaaataatattaacaaaacatcatataagaactatatacagtacatgccgGAACCTCACCCTTATCTTTAGGCAGTTCCAAAATTTGGAGACTGGACAATGCCAGATATTATACAGTCAGAGAATGCTTCATATGAGGCATGTAATGGCAGCCTCAAGACCAGAGCGCAGGTGTTTGCCTCAGGAAAAACCCTCCTCCTGCTGTTAACTGGCTCATTTAAAAAAGCCAGTGCATGCACCTCATTGAACCCAGGTGAAGGGATTTGTTCTGTGCCATTCGCAAACATCAGCACATCTTCAAGGGTCACATTGACTGGCTCTAGTCCATCCTC
Proteins encoded:
- the mrps23 gene encoding 28S ribosomal protein S23, mitochondrial, with product MAGSRLERFGTVFTRVRDLMRSGVVKPTEKPVWYDVYAAFPPKRDQLHLKPHIRPWTKQETVPEIFYREDGVRAKFYEQYGTGPRPIDLSKSNFVSACQRFVDKYTELQSNSELGETALFEETGKALLTDGIVLRRRGIPPVSAENRDPVLELKLTDMLAEQQSVGANNEETMEHTTHKL